The genomic segment GTTTACTGTCGAAGACCATTTGAAGTTTTGCAAATCAAGAATTTTTCCAGTAACTCCAAGCTCTAACCCTTTAGTTTCCATATCTGCATTGTTTCCTTGTCTGACTCTTTGTCCTCCAATTCCTGAAGTAATTACATAATCAACCAAATCAAATGCTTTACGACGGTAAACATCTGTTGTTAATTGCAATCTGTTGTTGAACATTCCAAGATCAACACCTAAGTTGGTCTCAAATTGTTTTTCCCAAGTTAAATCGCCATTTTGCAATTCGTCGATACCAATTCCTGATTCTCTGTCACTAAGATTAAAACGATCTGTAATAAAACTTCTGTAAATTGCTAATGAGTTTGTTGCCGGTCCTGCTGTTGCAGTAAGTCCGTATGAAGCTCTTACAGCTAAATTATTTACAGATTCGATATTTTTCATGAATTTTTCTTCAGCAACATTCCATTTACCACTAAAAGTGTAAGTTGGCAACCATCTTGAAGAATTACTGTTTCCTTGTCTGTTTGATCCGTCATAACGACCTGTAACCGATGCTGTATAACGACGATCATAAGTATATCCTACTTTTCCAAAGAAACCTACTGTTCTTTCTTTCTCTTCATTAAAACCATAATAAGAATCACCTCCGTTAATTATTTTTTGGATAATTCTTGGATCTGTAAAAGCTGTAAGCCCTCTATCGTACTGGATTCCAGCTGCTGTAAAGTTGTCACTAGTTCTGTCTACAACTCTCATCTCTGTACCAAAGAACCCTTCTAATTCGTGTTTCTCGTTTAATGTATTTCTGTAGCTAATACTGTTTCTTAAGTTATAAGAAGTCATATCGTTCGTGAATTTTCTTAAGAAACCTCCGTTTGGCAATACTGAAACTTTAGGAGCAGTTAAATCATTAGGATCTTGATATAAAAAGATATTTTGGTCTCTAACCAATGTATTTACACCGTCCTCACCATCTGGCGTTCCTGCTTTGTAAGCTCCAACAACGTTTGAACCTTCAAGAATTTTGTGCTCACGGCTAGTGTTAGCATAACGAGCAGAACCAGTAAGGTTATACGTTAAATGTGGGTTTATTTTATAATCTAAATCCAATTGAAAACGAATATCTTTTACTTTAATTTCCATGAAGTTATTCTTCAATTCATTGATGATATTCATTTTAGCCCAGTTATTTCTGTAATACTCTAAATTTCCATTATCATCATAAGGTCTTAAAGTTCTACTTGTATTCAATACATAATTAAATGGATTGATATCAAAATCACGTGTTATTTTACCAAAAACGGCATCTTTTTCACTTTCATAACTTCCCGGTGCACCTTGATCACGCACAGAAGCCAATGTTGATAAAGTAATATTCAATTTATCATTGATGAAAAATGTTCCTTTAATGTTTGATGAAATTTGTTTTACATCATCAGCAATAGTCCATCCCGGATCAGTATAATATCCTAAAGAGGCATAAAACGTATTGTTTTTTCCTCCACCAGAAAAACTCAAAGAGTGATTTTGCGTCATAGAAGGTCTAAACAATACATTGAACCAATCTGTATTTGCTAATTCATATTTTTTCAAGAAATTATTTCTACTAACAGGATCATTATTAACCAAATAACCACCAGTTGCAGGATCATAAGTATTGATCGCTCTTCCTAAAATATTATAAGCTCCACCGTATCTTCCGTTTACTGTTGATGGTAAATCAAGATATCCTTTAGATTCCATTTCTTTGAAAATACTCATTGATTCTTGCGAATTCAAAATATCATATTGGCTATAATTAGGAACCGATCTAACAGTTTGTTCTAATGAATAGCTTACTTTTAATGGTGAATCTCTACGTCCTTGTTTTGTAGTTACAACCACAACTCCGTTCAAAGATCTTGATCCGTAAATAGAAGTTGCAGATGCATCTTTAAGAATTTCGATGCTTTGAATATCATTAGCGTTTAATCCTGCAACTGATGAACTCAACAAAGTTGAAGAGTTTCCTGAAGCTAAATCTGCAAATGATAAATTGATAATATCTTCTTGTACAACACCATCAATTACCCATAAAGGTTTTGTGTCTCCAAAAATAGATGAAGATCCACGAACCGTGATTTTTGGTGCAGTACCAAATGTTCCCGTAACGTTTTGAACCGTTACCCCTGCAGCTTTTCCTTCAATCATTCTACTAACATCTACTACTCCATCAACTTTTAATTCAGCTCCAGAAATTTTACTAATAGCTCCTGTAAATGTTCTTTTAGATGTTTTTTCATATCCTGTAGTTACTACAACTTCTTTCAGGTTTTGTCCTAATTCACTCAAAACTACAGTTGGCGAAATATTGCTTATACCAATTTCTTTTGTCTCCATACCTACATAAGAAATGATAAGTTTATCGCTATTCGCTGGCATTTCGATAGTAAAATTACCATCAAAATCAGTTAAGACAGCTACCTTGCTTCCTTTTGCCATTACTGTTGCTCCAGGCAAAGGATTACCGCCTGCATCAGTCACTTTTCCTTTAATAGTTGGACCTGCAGTTAATATTTCAAATAATGAATCGTGATTATCTGAGTTTGCAAACGGATTTACAACATTCTTTTGCAAAATAATCTGATTACTAACTTCTGAGTATGTGATATTAAACGGAATTAAAATTCTGTTTAAAATACTAGATAATGTTTCCTGATTAGCCTCAATACTCACTTTCTGATTTAATTGCGGTAATCTGGAATTATAAGAAAATTTTACATGTGCAGACTTTTCAATTTTAGATAATGCATTGTCTAAAGTCAAATTTTCAACTGTAATTGTGACTTTAGTATCTAATTTTTTTTGCCCATTTACATCGTTTGCCATTGCAACACTTGAAAACACAAGTGCAAGGACAAACTGAAATAGTGTTATTTTCATGATTCGATGGAGTAATCGTTGTTTAACAACTGGTTTTTTCATAATTTTGGTTTGTTTTGATTAATACTGATTCGAGTGTATTTTAAGAAACGTTAATGAATTACTCTTTACAGAGAGCAATTCAATTTTACAAGTGTCGAATATGTTACAGCATTTCGACACTTTTTTTATGCATTATCTTCTACATAGGCTTTTTGGTTTTGTTCTGGTTTTTAGTTTATACTTTGGTTTTGGTTTGTTCTCAAAAAAAAATAAATTACATTCCTGCTTAAAAAAAGAAAGAATTCACTTCAAAATATTACTTTTCTCAGCTAATGATTTTTTGTATAATTACAGTTATGCAAAAAAATTAATTACAGCCTTGTGAGGTAATGATGATTTGATTTCCGTTCATTTCAAAACTGGTGTTATTGCCAATGCTTTTACACACAATTTTTAATTTTTCTGTCAAAGGCTGGTCACTCAGTGAAGTTGTAAGATGACAATCTTTTAATTTGTCTTTAGGATAATCAATATCTACTAAATAAGCCTGCTCAATTGTTTCGAAAATCTGAGAAACCGGAATATCGCTAAATTCAAAGCTTAGTTGTTCGATATTTCCAACGCTTTGAGCAAGTACAACATCTTGAGTAATATTTGTAATTTTATTAAACTTTAGATCATTACGCTCAAATCGTAATGCTTGATTGGGAAGTAAGACTATTTCTTCCTGATCTGATTTTGAAATCATCTCATTAGACTTAACCTTAACTTTACCGGTGCGAACAAGAACTTCAACATCAGGTTGATCAGAATAAGCTTTAACTCTAAAACTAGTTCCAACTACCTTCGTCACAATCTCGTTTGCATAAACGTAAAAAGGTTTTTTAGGATTTTTACTAATTTCAAAGAAACCTTCGCCGGATAAATACACCTTTCTTTCGTTTCCGGTAAAGATTTTAGGATAACTTAATTTACTATTGGGCTGTAACAAAACCGAACTGCCATCAGATAATGTGATGATTTGCGGTTTGTCAGAATTATTAGTCTGCTCAACTAATCCTTCACTATTTTCATCGATAAGTTCTTTGTATGTAACAACTTTATTATCGGTATGAAAATGATTTTTATAAAACCAAATTGATATTAATCCAAAAATTAAAGTTGCAGCAACTCCGTTAAGAAAACATTTTCTCAGGAATTTTAAGTCTGAATTTTCAGGTAAATCTTTTTGATTTTCTTTTTCTTCGATTTTCAGCCAGGTCGTTTCTAACGCTCTGTGAATATCTGATGCAGATAATTTTGAATCCGGAACTTTCATTGCC from the uncultured Flavobacterium sp. genome contains:
- a CDS encoding SusC/RagA family TonB-linked outer membrane protein, with amino-acid sequence MKKPVVKQRLLHRIMKITLFQFVLALVFSSVAMANDVNGQKKLDTKVTITVENLTLDNALSKIEKSAHVKFSYNSRLPQLNQKVSIEANQETLSSILNRILIPFNITYSEVSNQIILQKNVVNPFANSDNHDSLFEILTAGPTIKGKVTDAGGNPLPGATVMAKGSKVAVLTDFDGNFTIEMPANSDKLIISYVGMETKEIGISNISPTVVLSELGQNLKEVVVTTGYEKTSKRTFTGAISKISGAELKVDGVVDVSRMIEGKAAGVTVQNVTGTFGTAPKITVRGSSSIFGDTKPLWVIDGVVQEDIINLSFADLASGNSSTLLSSSVAGLNANDIQSIEILKDASATSIYGSRSLNGVVVVTTKQGRRDSPLKVSYSLEQTVRSVPNYSQYDILNSQESMSIFKEMESKGYLDLPSTVNGRYGGAYNILGRAINTYDPATGGYLVNNDPVSRNNFLKKYELANTDWFNVLFRPSMTQNHSLSFSGGGKNNTFYASLGYYTDPGWTIADDVKQISSNIKGTFFINDKLNITLSTLASVRDQGAPGSYESEKDAVFGKITRDFDINPFNYVLNTSRTLRPYDDNGNLEYYRNNWAKMNIINELKNNFMEIKVKDIRFQLDLDYKINPHLTYNLTGSARYANTSREHKILEGSNVVGAYKAGTPDGEDGVNTLVRDQNIFLYQDPNDLTAPKVSVLPNGGFLRKFTNDMTSYNLRNSISYRNTLNEKHELEGFFGTEMRVVDRTSDNFTAAGIQYDRGLTAFTDPRIIQKIINGGDSYYGFNEEKERTVGFFGKVGYTYDRRYTASVTGRYDGSNRQGNSNSSRWLPTYTFSGKWNVAEEKFMKNIESVNNLAVRASYGLTATAGPATNSLAIYRSFITDRFNLSDRESGIGIDELQNGDLTWEKQFETNLGVDLGMFNNRLQLTTDVYRRKAFDLVDYVITSGIGGQRVRQGNNADMETKGLELGVTGKILDLQNFKWSSTVNFSVYSQKITRLENTPTVFDLVDPNGGNTIGHPRNSIYSYQFTGLNNQGLPTFVMPAGETNNITGANFQDNIDVTKYLKYEGSIEPNKSLGWANTFTYKNWSLYVFFVGSAGNKVRLNPIYDSTYDDLTVFTKDFTNRWINPGDENYTNVPVIADRRLNANYGGERTLARAYNTYNYSDVRIADGDFVRLKNISLSWEFPKDFKKKLGLSTFTLKGSAVNPWLLYSDKRLNGQDPEFRNAGGVALPVTSQYTFTLNLSL
- a CDS encoding FecR family protein, which gives rise to MQKRNKYTEIEDFLSDESFQSWILLKIDNDGWEEWTLESRQRAKLVEDARHLLLAMKVPDSKLSASDIHRALETTWLKIEEKENQKDLPENSDLKFLRKCFLNGVAATLIFGLISIWFYKNHFHTDNKVVTYKELIDENSEGLVEQTNNSDKPQIITLSDGSSVLLQPNSKLSYPKIFTGNERKVYLSGEGFFEISKNPKKPFYVYANEIVTKVVGTSFRVKAYSDQPDVEVLVRTGKVKVKSNEMISKSDQEEIVLLPNQALRFERNDLKFNKITNITQDVVLAQSVGNIEQLSFEFSDIPVSQIFETIEQAYLVDIDYPKDKLKDCHLTTSLSDQPLTEKLKIVCKSIGNNTSFEMNGNQIIITSQGCN